A genomic segment from Kyrpidia tusciae DSM 2912 encodes:
- a CDS encoding cytochrome C oxidase subunit IV family protein yields the protein MTNVPTDTRNTGTESASGHGSVRKHIISFAIMILFTVIAFAMVGAGMSPTVVIPVILALAVIQVILQLWDFMHLNQKGHSFPTLFIASGAMLGFIFVLVLVLWP from the coding sequence ATGACAAACGTGCCGACGGATACCCGCAACACAGGTACCGAATCCGCATCTGGACATGGTTCGGTCCGGAAACACATCATTTCCTTCGCGATTATGATTTTGTTTACGGTGATCGCCTTTGCGATGGTCGGTGCGGGCATGTCCCCAACGGTGGTCATCCCGGTGATTCTGGCGCTAGCCGTCATCCAGGTGATTCTGCAGTTGTGGGATTTCATGCATCTCAATCAAAAAGGTCATTCTTTCCCCACGCTGTTTATCGCGTCCGGAGCGATGCTGGGATTCATTTTCGTCTTGGTCTTGGTTTTGTGGCCCTAG
- a CDS encoding PrkA family serine protein kinase: MDLRSKLDAYRRREESLAWEGTFLDYLDLVRKNPRIAQPAHARIYEMIVSAGVEIVDGHKRYAFFSRELFGLDEALERLVEEYFHPAAKRLDVRKRLLLLMGPVSGGKSTVVALLKRGLEEYTRTDEGAVYGIAGCPMHEEPLHLIPGPLRREVEEELGVFIEGDLCPQCQLRLESEYGGRIEDVRVERVVFSENRRVGIGTFSPSDPKSQDIADLTGSIDFSTIAEYGSESDPRAYRFDGELNKANRGIMEFQEMLKSDEKFLWNLLSLTQEGNFKAGRFALISADELIVAHTNETEYRAFISNKKNEALHSRMIVMPIPYNLKVSEEEKIYQKLIGQSELRHIHLAPYALRTAAMFTVMTRLRESKRAGMDLVKKMRLYDGEAVEGVQDKDVAELRAEAPDEGMFGVDPRYVMNRISSALIRSDAPCLGPLDILKSLKEGFDQHPSITPEERERLTNLIALARREYDEIAKREVQRAFVYSFEESARTLLENYLDNVEAYCSWQKIRDPITGEEMDPDEKLMRSIEEQIGVTENAKKSFREEILIRLSMFARKGKRFEYTSHPALKEAIEKKLFADLKDVIKITTSTKTPDEEQLKRINDVGRRLIEHHGYCSVCANELLQYTGSLLNR; this comes from the coding sequence ATGGATCTCCGCTCAAAACTCGATGCTTATCGTCGCCGGGAGGAGAGTCTGGCTTGGGAGGGAACGTTTCTGGACTATTTGGACCTGGTGCGGAAAAACCCCCGCATCGCCCAGCCCGCCCATGCCCGGATTTACGAAATGATCGTGTCGGCCGGGGTGGAGATCGTGGATGGGCACAAACGATACGCCTTTTTCTCCCGGGAGTTGTTCGGGCTGGACGAGGCGTTGGAGAGGCTGGTGGAGGAGTATTTTCATCCCGCGGCCAAAAGGCTGGATGTGCGCAAAAGACTGCTCTTGCTCATGGGACCCGTCAGCGGCGGAAAGTCCACGGTGGTGGCGCTCCTGAAGCGAGGGCTCGAGGAATACACCCGGACGGATGAGGGGGCGGTCTATGGCATCGCCGGCTGCCCGATGCACGAAGAACCGCTGCACCTCATTCCCGGCCCACTCCGGCGGGAGGTGGAAGAGGAGCTCGGGGTGTTTATCGAAGGGGACCTGTGTCCTCAATGTCAATTGCGGTTGGAGAGCGAATACGGCGGCCGCATTGAAGATGTGCGAGTGGAGCGGGTGGTGTTTTCGGAGAATCGCCGGGTGGGGATCGGGACGTTCAGCCCCTCGGATCCCAAGAGCCAGGATATCGCCGATCTGACGGGGAGCATCGATTTTTCCACCATCGCCGAATACGGGTCGGAGTCGGATCCCAGGGCTTACCGATTTGACGGGGAGCTCAACAAGGCCAATCGCGGAATTATGGAATTCCAGGAGATGCTGAAAAGTGACGAGAAATTCCTGTGGAACCTCCTGAGCCTGACCCAGGAAGGGAATTTTAAAGCGGGACGGTTCGCCTTGATTTCTGCAGACGAGTTGATCGTGGCCCATACGAACGAAACGGAGTACCGGGCTTTTATCAGCAATAAGAAAAATGAAGCCCTGCATTCTCGAATGATCGTCATGCCCATTCCGTACAACCTCAAGGTCAGCGAGGAGGAAAAGATTTATCAGAAGCTGATCGGACAAAGTGAGTTGCGCCACATTCATCTCGCCCCCTATGCCTTGCGAACGGCGGCCATGTTCACGGTGATGACCCGATTGCGGGAGTCGAAGCGGGCGGGGATGGATCTGGTAAAAAAGATGCGCCTGTACGACGGCGAGGCGGTGGAGGGGGTTCAAGACAAAGACGTGGCGGAGCTCCGGGCTGAAGCGCCGGACGAGGGGATGTTCGGAGTCGACCCGCGCTACGTGATGAATCGGATCTCCAGTGCCCTGATCCGTTCTGACGCGCCGTGTCTCGGGCCGCTCGACATACTCAAGTCCCTGAAAGAAGGCTTTGACCAGCACCCTTCGATCACGCCGGAAGAACGAGAGCGACTCACCAATCTCATCGCCCTGGCGAGACGGGAGTACGACGAAATCGCCAAGCGGGAAGTCCAGCGGGCCTTCGTGTATTCTTTCGAGGAATCCGCCCGGACATTACTGGAGAATTACCTGGACAACGTCGAGGCCTATTGTAGCTGGCAGAAGATTCGTGATCCTATCACCGGGGAAGAGATGGACCCCGATGAAAAGCTGATGCGCTCCATCGAGGAGCAGATCGGCGTCACCGAGAACGCGAAAAAATCGTTCCGCGAGGAGATTCTCATTCGTCTTTCGATGTTTGCCCGCAAAGGGAAAAGGTTTGAGTATACTTCGCATCCGGCGCTCAAGGAGGCCATCGAGAAAAAGCTGTTCGCTGATTTGAAAGATGTCATTAAAATCACCACTTCGACGAAGACGCCAGACGAGGAACAACTGAAGCGGATCAACGATGTCGGCCGTCGATTGATCGAGCACCACGGATACTGTTCGGTGTGCGCGAACGAATTGTTGCAATACACCGGCAGTTTGCTCAATCGCTGA
- the coxB gene encoding cytochrome c oxidase subunit II codes for MRPKHRIGLLLVMVGLLFGLTGCGKADMSVLDPAGPVAKMELSVIMTSVYIMTGVFIVAMAILVYVLIRFRRRKGQDLPPKQVEGNNWLELTWTVIPLILMGILAVPTVTTAFALDQKQTGPNTMNVTVKASQFWWQFEYPDLGIVTAQALHIPVGTKVNLKLETTDVMHSFWVPRLAGKTDLVPGRVNTMWFEASQPGEYQGKCAEYCGPSHGVMDFVVIADTPQQFQAWVERMKNPQVQPTSALAAEGEKLFAQNCATCHAVAGTNFKGILGPDLTDFADRPKVAGVLDNTPADVEKWISDPAAIKPGTKMPKLPLNQQQVSALAVFLEGLK; via the coding sequence GTGAGGCCGAAACATCGCATCGGACTACTGCTTGTCATGGTAGGGCTCCTGTTTGGACTGACCGGTTGTGGGAAGGCCGATATGTCCGTTCTCGATCCGGCCGGGCCGGTGGCCAAGATGGAATTATCGGTGATTATGACCAGCGTGTACATTATGACCGGCGTATTTATTGTGGCAATGGCGATTCTCGTGTATGTGCTCATCCGCTTCCGCCGGCGCAAGGGACAGGATTTGCCGCCGAAACAGGTGGAAGGAAACAACTGGCTGGAATTGACGTGGACCGTTATTCCTCTCATTCTTATGGGGATTCTGGCTGTTCCAACGGTAACCACCGCTTTTGCACTGGATCAGAAACAGACAGGTCCGAACACCATGAATGTGACGGTCAAAGCTTCTCAGTTTTGGTGGCAGTTTGAATATCCTGACCTGGGGATTGTAACTGCGCAAGCTTTACACATCCCCGTGGGAACAAAAGTCAACCTCAAGCTGGAAACCACAGACGTGATGCATTCGTTCTGGGTGCCCCGACTGGCCGGCAAGACTGACCTCGTTCCTGGCCGGGTAAACACCATGTGGTTCGAGGCGAGCCAACCGGGGGAATACCAAGGAAAATGTGCAGAGTACTGCGGCCCGAGCCACGGTGTGATGGACTTTGTTGTTATTGCCGACACGCCGCAGCAATTCCAGGCTTGGGTTGAACGCATGAAGAATCCCCAAGTGCAGCCTACCAGTGCGTTGGCCGCGGAGGGTGAGAAGTTGTTTGCACAAAACTGCGCCACATGCCACGCCGTTGCGGGAACGAACTTCAAGGGGATTCTGGGACCGGATTTGACAGACTTTGCGGATCGTCCGAAAGTGGCCGGGGTTTTGGATAACACCCCCGCTGATGTAGAGAAGTGGATCAGCGATCCGGCAGCGATCAAACCGGGTACGAAGATGCCCAAACTGCCCTTGAATCAGCAGCAGGTCTCCGCTCTTGCCGTGTTCCTGGAGGGGTTGAAGTAA
- a CDS encoding OsmC family protein encodes MRVDVKWLGKRAFEAVGQTSGHAVRIDAAESAGGEGSGVRPMEMLLMGVGGCTGIDIAMILEKMRLHIDRFEMKLEAERAEKHPQRFTKIAIDYILDGPELTHDKVKRAVELSYHTYCSALNSLNADFEIRYTLNGETRTVVPAAAESVGGRA; translated from the coding sequence ATGCGGGTAGACGTCAAATGGCTGGGGAAGCGGGCTTTCGAGGCTGTTGGGCAGACCAGCGGTCACGCGGTGCGAATCGACGCGGCGGAGTCGGCGGGCGGTGAGGGCAGCGGGGTGCGTCCGATGGAGATGCTGCTCATGGGGGTTGGGGGGTGCACCGGAATCGACATCGCCATGATCCTGGAGAAAATGCGTCTCCATATTGACCGGTTCGAGATGAAATTGGAGGCGGAACGAGCCGAGAAACATCCACAGCGGTTCACGAAGATCGCCATCGATTACATTCTCGACGGGCCGGAACTGACCCATGACAAGGTCAAGCGAGCCGTGGAGCTGTCTTACCACACCTACTGTTCGGCCCTGAATTCCTTGAATGCCGATTTTGAAATCCGCTACACCCTAAACGGTGAGACGCGGACCGTGGTTCCGGCAGCGGCTGAATCGGTCGGCGGACGGGCGTAA
- a CDS encoding cytochrome c oxidase assembly protein — MPFCGTPIDGSLWSSWNIPLLILVLALAGWYWLAWHRRQDSGSAGEGSGEVGRKVSFYSGLALFYLAAGSPVDYIGHMYLFSVHMTAMAVEYMVVPPLVLLGLPEWMVQPWMRVRGIERLVRAVSRPLFALTTLNLLFTAYHFPSVFDYLMSHGSVALWVHGVMMIAAFINWLPVIQPFSGVKRLSELQKIIYLFVDAVLLTPACAFIIFSNGPLYVAYDAMPRLIPSLSIYVDQQLGGIVMKLTQEAAYIGAIVYIFVQWTRREKELDRRDKKGQLVFFPVDKDGVHGANTW; from the coding sequence TTGCCATTCTGCGGCACGCCCATTGACGGATCCCTGTGGTCTTCGTGGAACATTCCACTGCTGATTCTCGTTCTGGCCTTGGCCGGCTGGTACTGGCTCGCATGGCACCGGCGGCAGGATTCGGGCAGCGCCGGCGAGGGGTCGGGCGAGGTGGGCCGGAAAGTTTCTTTCTACAGCGGCTTGGCGCTGTTTTATCTGGCCGCTGGCAGTCCTGTCGATTACATCGGCCACATGTACCTGTTTAGTGTCCATATGACGGCAATGGCCGTGGAGTATATGGTGGTCCCACCGCTTGTGCTGTTGGGCCTTCCGGAATGGATGGTTCAGCCGTGGATGCGGGTCCGAGGAATTGAGCGCCTGGTCCGGGCAGTGAGTCGTCCCTTGTTCGCGCTGACGACGCTCAACTTGTTGTTTACAGCCTATCACTTCCCATCGGTGTTCGATTATCTCATGTCCCATGGATCAGTGGCTCTGTGGGTGCACGGGGTGATGATGATTGCCGCGTTTATCAACTGGTTGCCGGTGATCCAACCCTTCAGCGGGGTGAAGCGCCTCAGCGAACTCCAGAAGATCATCTACCTGTTCGTGGACGCCGTGCTCCTCACCCCGGCGTGTGCCTTTATCATTTTCTCGAACGGCCCGCTGTACGTCGCTTATGATGCCATGCCGAGACTGATCCCAAGCCTGTCGATCTATGTGGACCAGCAACTGGGCGGAATTGTTATGAAGCTGACCCAGGAGGCGGCGTACATCGGCGCCATCGTGTACATCTTCGTGCAGTGGACCCGGAGGGAGAAGGAACTGGATCGGCGGGACAAAAAAGGACAGTTGGTTTTCTTTCCCGTGGATAAGGATGGGGTTCATGGGGCGAACACTTGGTGA
- a CDS encoding aldo/keto reductase produces the protein MKYRTIPGTDIRVSEVGFGVWSVATTWWGVRDQNTALRLLHQAFDAGVTFFDTADVYGTGKGESILAEAFPGKRDRLVIGTKFGYDIYSNPGERTGMSELPQKWTPEFIRFACEQSLKRLGTDYIDIYQLHNTRLTTLQQDSIFETLERLKDEGKIRAYGPALGPDIGWRNEGLYALENRRIHVMQVIYNLLEQWPSLDLFEPAERNHVGLIVRVPHASGLLDGTYNPEKHFDTSDHRNHRKHEWMGRGLKAVEKLRFLTEGTGRTLGQAAIQFALAQPSVVTVLPNFTSEANVAEFTAAPDVPPLTAEEQARIRKLWDEELRELLDQPYADSEKKPIPVAR, from the coding sequence ATGAAATATCGCACCATACCCGGAACGGACATTCGGGTTTCTGAAGTGGGGTTCGGAGTGTGGTCGGTGGCGACCACGTGGTGGGGGGTCCGGGATCAAAACACCGCCCTGCGGCTGCTCCACCAGGCCTTTGACGCAGGCGTTACATTTTTTGATACCGCCGATGTATACGGTACGGGTAAGGGAGAGTCGATCCTGGCCGAAGCATTCCCGGGAAAACGGGACCGGTTGGTGATCGGCACGAAGTTCGGCTACGACATTTACAGCAATCCGGGCGAGCGAACGGGCATGTCCGAGCTTCCGCAGAAGTGGACTCCGGAATTCATCCGCTTTGCGTGCGAACAAAGCCTGAAGCGGCTTGGGACCGATTATATCGATATTTATCAGTTGCACAATACTCGTCTGACCACTCTACAACAGGATAGTATTTTCGAGACCCTTGAGCGTCTCAAAGACGAGGGGAAGATCCGCGCCTATGGGCCGGCGCTGGGTCCGGACATCGGATGGCGGAACGAAGGCCTGTACGCCCTGGAGAACCGGCGGATCCACGTCATGCAAGTCATCTACAACCTCCTGGAACAATGGCCATCCCTGGATCTGTTTGAGCCTGCTGAACGGAACCACGTGGGCTTGATCGTCCGGGTTCCCCACGCTTCCGGGCTGCTCGACGGCACCTATAACCCCGAAAAACACTTTGATACATCGGATCATCGCAATCACCGGAAACATGAATGGATGGGGCGGGGGCTGAAGGCGGTGGAGAAGCTGCGCTTCTTGACCGAGGGCACCGGCCGCACCCTTGGCCAGGCTGCGATTCAATTCGCCCTCGCTCAGCCCTCGGTGGTGACGGTGCTGCCGAATTTCACCAGCGAGGCCAATGTCGCCGAATTCACGGCGGCTCCGGATGTGCCGCCCCTCACCGCCGAGGAGCAGGCGCGGATTCGAAAGCTCTGGGACGAAGAACTCCGGGAGTTGCTCGATCAACCCTACGCCGACAGCGAGAAAAAGCCGATCCCCGTGGCCCGTTGA
- a CDS encoding electron transfer flavoprotein subunit alpha/FixB family protein — protein MARRCLVMADLRGGKVRNVTYEALAAARRLAEGGEVSGALVGDGVSGFAQGLGAYGADKVYVVEDAGLKHYTPDAYASVMERLIRTADPDVVLFAHSAIGRDLAPKLAARFGAGQVSDVVDVALEGGKIVFTRPIYAGKAFTKLTIPEGKVFATVRPNNLPADEPDAGRSATVETVGADLSGVSLRTVVKEVVQKATSGVDLTEAKIIVSGGRGVKSAEGFKPLYELAEVLGAAVGASRAACDAGYCDYSLQIGQTGKVVTPDLYIACGISGAIQHLAGMSNSKVIVAINKDPEAPIFKIANYGIVGDLFEVVPMLTEELKKVLAD, from the coding sequence ATGGCGCGTAGATGTTTGGTGATGGCGGATCTGCGTGGGGGCAAAGTCCGGAATGTGACCTATGAAGCTCTGGCCGCCGCCCGGCGTCTGGCGGAGGGTGGAGAAGTTTCTGGTGCTCTCGTCGGGGATGGCGTAAGTGGATTTGCCCAGGGGCTGGGGGCGTACGGCGCCGATAAAGTGTACGTCGTGGAAGATGCCGGGTTGAAGCATTATACGCCGGACGCTTATGCCTCGGTGATGGAGCGGCTGATCCGAACGGCAGATCCCGACGTGGTGCTCTTTGCCCACTCGGCGATCGGCCGGGATTTGGCGCCGAAGCTCGCGGCCCGGTTTGGCGCGGGTCAAGTGTCCGATGTGGTGGACGTGGCGTTGGAGGGCGGGAAGATCGTGTTCACCCGGCCGATTTATGCGGGGAAAGCGTTTACAAAGCTGACGATCCCCGAAGGCAAGGTGTTTGCGACCGTTCGGCCCAACAACCTGCCCGCCGACGAGCCGGATGCGGGACGGAGTGCCACTGTGGAAACGGTGGGGGCCGATTTATCCGGAGTCTCTTTGCGAACCGTGGTCAAAGAAGTGGTGCAAAAGGCCACTTCCGGTGTGGATTTGACCGAGGCGAAGATTATCGTTTCCGGCGGTCGCGGAGTCAAAAGTGCCGAGGGTTTCAAGCCTCTTTACGAGTTGGCCGAGGTTCTCGGGGCGGCGGTGGGCGCTTCCCGGGCGGCCTGTGACGCCGGTTACTGTGATTATTCGCTGCAGATCGGACAGACCGGCAAAGTCGTGACGCCGGATCTGTACATCGCCTGCGGAATTTCGGGTGCGATCCAACACCTGGCGGGCATGTCGAACTCGAAAGTGATCGTGGCCATCAACAAAGATCCGGAAGCGCCGATTTTTAAAATCGCGAATTACGGGATTGTCGGCGATCTGTTCGAAGTGGTTCCCATGCTCACCGAGGAATTGAAAAAAGTTCTCGCCGATTGA
- a CDS encoding cytochrome (ubi)quinol oxidase subunit III produces MEAMETQPRLVNAGDRLELGPETATLEGKNKVLGFWVFLGGECALFASLFATYLTLRGQTLNGPTAQELFHLPIIGLATILLLTSSLTGVLGINAMHRGNLRSLLRWLGVTVLLGLGFLAVQVVEFITYAGEGFVFGTSAFSSAFFTLVGFHGGHVAFGVVWISILILQLKREGITPRKAPKVFIASLYWHFVDVVWVFIFTVVYLMGILGIS; encoded by the coding sequence ATGGAAGCCATGGAAACTCAGCCCAGGCTGGTGAACGCCGGGGACCGGCTTGAATTGGGGCCGGAGACTGCCACCCTGGAGGGAAAAAACAAGGTTCTTGGCTTCTGGGTCTTTCTGGGGGGCGAATGCGCTCTGTTCGCCTCCCTCTTTGCCACCTACTTGACCTTGCGAGGGCAAACGCTAAACGGCCCGACTGCCCAAGAGTTGTTTCATTTGCCGATCATCGGCCTGGCCACCATTTTGCTTTTGACGAGCAGTCTCACCGGCGTGCTCGGAATCAATGCCATGCACCGAGGCAACCTCCGTTCACTCCTTCGCTGGCTGGGGGTGACAGTCTTGCTCGGGCTCGGCTTTCTCGCGGTGCAGGTGGTGGAATTCATCACCTACGCTGGCGAGGGATTCGTCTTTGGCACGAGTGCTTTCTCTTCGGCCTTTTTCACCTTAGTCGGCTTCCACGGCGGTCATGTGGCCTTCGGGGTGGTCTGGATCTCCATTTTGATCCTACAATTGAAACGCGAGGGCATTACCCCGAGGAAAGCGCCGAAGGTTTTCATCGCCAGCTTGTACTGGCATTTTGTCGACGTGGTGTGGGTGTTTATTTTTACCGTGGTCTATCTCATGGGTATCTTGGGAATCTCTTGA
- the ctaD gene encoding cytochrome c oxidase subunit I gives MAKPMEEVLSHHVHTVEAPHKRHWLLDYLSTVDHKKIGLMYVLIGVFYLLVGGVEALLMRVQLFVPNNNFVSYTTFNELFTMHGTNMIFFAAMPLIFGLVNLIMPVQIGARDVAFPFMNAVSLWFTFVGALLVNISWFFGPAPSAGWFAYTPIGLDKYTPGTGMDFYVIGLQIAGFGSLMGAINFIATILNMRAPGMTLLRMPLFTWTSLVTSGLIVFGFPPLTVGLFLYMFERLFGGHFFDATMGGNPLLWTHLFWIFGHPEVYIVVLPAFGMISEVVATFSRKRIFGYTSMVIATVLIGFIGFMVWVHHMFTVGLGAMANSIFAISTMLIGIPTGMKVFNWLFTMWGGQIRFKPPMMFALGFLPTFVIGGFTGVMLAAAPADFQYHGSYFVVAHFHYTLIGGVVFGFFAGLYYWFPKITGRMMSEVLGHINFWLMFIGFHLTFFPMHLAGLFGMPRRVPTYNPGMGLEIWNQLSTIGAFIMGVSMIVFAANVVYAFTKGKEAGANPWDAPTLEWAVPSPIPEYNFAQTPLVRGLDPLWIAKEEGSKVPAAEPLGPIHMPSNSYLPLVMAIGLFIAGFAAIYHRLFFIVLGLEVIALAMFYHSLNDDEGYHILPEESTRVGEVRA, from the coding sequence ATGGCAAAACCGATGGAAGAGGTCTTGAGCCATCACGTGCATACCGTCGAAGCGCCCCACAAGCGCCACTGGTTGCTGGATTACCTGTCGACGGTGGATCACAAGAAGATCGGGCTGATGTACGTACTGATCGGTGTGTTCTATCTGCTCGTCGGGGGCGTAGAAGCGCTTTTGATGCGCGTTCAACTGTTTGTACCCAACAATAATTTTGTGAGTTACACGACCTTTAATGAGTTGTTCACTATGCACGGGACGAATATGATTTTCTTCGCAGCCATGCCTTTGATCTTCGGATTAGTCAACCTGATCATGCCGGTTCAGATCGGGGCTCGGGACGTGGCGTTCCCCTTTATGAACGCCGTCAGCCTTTGGTTTACGTTCGTGGGAGCTTTGCTGGTGAACATCAGCTGGTTTTTTGGTCCCGCGCCGAGTGCCGGCTGGTTTGCCTACACCCCTATCGGATTGGATAAATATACTCCCGGCACGGGGATGGATTTTTACGTCATCGGTTTGCAAATAGCTGGCTTCGGATCCTTGATGGGCGCGATCAATTTCATTGCCACGATTCTCAACATGCGGGCGCCGGGTATGACCCTGCTCAGGATGCCTCTCTTCACGTGGACCAGCCTGGTGACCTCCGGCCTGATCGTGTTCGGCTTTCCGCCGCTGACCGTAGGTCTGTTCCTGTACATGTTCGAGCGGCTTTTTGGCGGCCACTTCTTCGACGCGACCATGGGCGGGAACCCGCTGTTGTGGACGCACCTATTCTGGATCTTCGGACATCCAGAGGTGTACATCGTGGTGCTGCCGGCCTTCGGTATGATTTCCGAAGTTGTGGCAACCTTCTCCAGGAAACGGATTTTCGGTTACACCTCCATGGTCATTGCCACCGTGTTAATCGGCTTTATCGGCTTCATGGTGTGGGTGCACCACATGTTCACGGTGGGCCTTGGGGCGATGGCGAACTCCATTTTCGCCATTTCTACGATGCTGATCGGTATTCCGACAGGCATGAAAGTTTTTAACTGGTTGTTCACCATGTGGGGAGGTCAAATCCGCTTCAAGCCTCCCATGATGTTCGCCCTGGGATTCCTGCCCACCTTCGTGATCGGCGGGTTCACGGGCGTCATGCTCGCGGCGGCTCCGGCGGACTTTCAGTATCACGGGTCTTACTTTGTCGTAGCGCACTTCCACTACACGTTGATTGGCGGCGTGGTGTTTGGTTTCTTTGCGGGTCTTTATTATTGGTTCCCGAAGATCACCGGCAGGATGATGAGTGAGGTTTTGGGCCACATCAATTTCTGGTTGATGTTCATTGGGTTCCACCTCACGTTTTTCCCCATGCACTTGGCCGGACTGTTCGGCATGCCGCGTCGGGTACCGACCTACAACCCGGGAATGGGGCTGGAGATCTGGAACCAGTTGTCGACCATCGGAGCCTTTATCATGGGTGTGTCGATGATCGTCTTCGCAGCCAATGTGGTATATGCCTTCACCAAAGGAAAGGAAGCCGGCGCAAATCCTTGGGATGCCCCGACCTTGGAATGGGCCGTTCCCTCACCGATTCCGGAGTACAACTTTGCTCAGACACCCTTGGTGCGCGGACTGGATCCCTTGTGGATCGCCAAAGAAGAAGGATCGAAGGTTCCTGCGGCCGAACCTTTGGGTCCCATCCACATGCCGTCGAATTCTTACTTGCCTTTGGTTATGGCGATTGGTCTGTTTATCGCCGGGTTTGCGGCCATCTACCATCGGCTGTTCTTTATCGTGTTGGGGCTTGAGGTGATTGCACTGGCGATGTTTTATCACTCCCTCAATGACGATGAAGGATATCACATTCTTCCGGAAGAAAGTACCCGGGTGGGGGAGGTGCGGGCGTAA
- the speE gene encoding polyamine aminopropyltransferase, with protein sequence MNRPEYIQERDGALWLTEVESDHLKLNWRLKDVLHVERSPFQEIVIVDTETFGRALVLDGVVQTTAGDEFIYNEMISHIPLALHPNPKRVLVIGGGDGGVVRECLKYPSVERVDLVEIDERVTRACKMYLPELAGKLDDPRVRTRFEDGVQYVKGVRNQYDVIIVDSSDPIGPAAVLFEEPFYRLVKEALRPGGIMVCQSESPFFYLPVLQNTRRLLNELFPVTRTYWAPVPTYPGALWTFTLGCLFDPFEDSGWICRIREKSTRYVTAELAVGSFVLPAFVRGALGVAE encoded by the coding sequence ATGAACCGACCTGAATACATTCAGGAGCGAGACGGGGCTTTGTGGTTGACTGAAGTGGAATCGGATCATCTGAAATTAAACTGGAGATTAAAAGACGTTCTTCACGTGGAACGGTCGCCTTTTCAAGAGATCGTGATCGTGGACACGGAAACCTTCGGCCGGGCGCTGGTCCTGGACGGTGTCGTACAGACCACGGCAGGGGACGAGTTTATCTATAACGAGATGATCAGCCACATCCCCCTGGCCTTGCATCCGAATCCAAAGCGGGTGCTGGTGATCGGCGGAGGTGACGGAGGTGTCGTGCGCGAATGTCTGAAATATCCTTCCGTTGAGCGGGTGGATCTGGTGGAAATCGATGAGCGGGTGACCCGGGCCTGCAAGATGTATCTGCCTGAACTGGCCGGAAAGTTGGACGATCCCCGGGTGCGTACCCGGTTTGAAGACGGGGTGCAGTATGTCAAGGGCGTTCGGAATCAGTATGACGTGATCATCGTCGACTCCTCGGATCCCATTGGCCCGGCCGCGGTTCTCTTTGAGGAACCGTTTTACCGTTTGGTGAAAGAGGCTCTTCGTCCGGGCGGAATCATGGTCTGTCAGAGTGAATCCCCGTTTTTTTATCTGCCGGTGCTTCAGAATACCCGGCGGCTGCTGAACGAATTGTTTCCCGTTACCCGGACTTACTGGGCTCCGGTGCCGACATATCCCGGGGCTTTGTGGACCTTTACTTTGGGGTGTTTGTTCGATCCATTTGAGGATTCCGGGTGGATCTGCCGGATTCGCGAGAAGAGTACACGGTATGTAACGGCGGAACTCGCGGTTGGGAGTTTTGTCCTGCCCGCCTTTGTGCGCGGCGCCCTCGGGGTGGCGGAATGA